A part of Streptomyces sp. NBC_01235 genomic DNA contains:
- a CDS encoding ABC transporter substrate-binding protein — protein MPLAPRVLRRAVAGATVALLATAVGCAPQPEEKAASTPSGAGANTCAKGKLATETSGKLTIATDSPAYEPWFKDDKPSDGEGFESAVAYAVAEQLGYDKSAVVWQSVPFNKAFAPGEKTFDFDINQVSISDERKKAVDFSSGYYDVRQAVIALKGTKAAKATTVAALKGLKLGAQVGTTSLDYIDDVVKPTQQAAVYAKNDQAKSALKNGQVDAIVVDLPTAFYITAAEVTDAEIVGQFENQGAAPEQFGLVLDKGSALTSCVSDAVDTLRKNGTLAKIEQQWLSDAVDAPVLK, from the coding sequence ATGCCCCTCGCCCCACGTGTTCTGCGCCGCGCCGTAGCCGGCGCCACCGTAGCCCTCCTCGCGACCGCTGTCGGCTGCGCTCCTCAGCCGGAGGAGAAGGCGGCTTCCACGCCTTCCGGAGCCGGCGCGAACACCTGCGCCAAGGGCAAGCTCGCCACCGAGACCTCCGGCAAGCTGACGATCGCCACCGACTCGCCCGCGTACGAGCCGTGGTTCAAGGACGACAAGCCGTCCGACGGCGAGGGCTTCGAGTCGGCCGTGGCGTACGCCGTCGCGGAGCAGCTCGGTTACGACAAGAGCGCCGTGGTCTGGCAGAGCGTGCCGTTCAACAAGGCTTTCGCGCCGGGCGAGAAGACCTTCGACTTCGACATCAACCAGGTGTCGATCAGCGACGAGCGCAAGAAGGCCGTGGACTTCTCGTCCGGCTACTACGACGTGCGCCAGGCCGTCATCGCCCTGAAGGGCACGAAGGCCGCGAAGGCGACGACCGTCGCGGCCCTCAAGGGCCTCAAGCTGGGCGCCCAGGTCGGCACGACCAGCCTGGACTACATCGACGACGTGGTGAAGCCGACGCAGCAGGCCGCCGTCTACGCCAAGAACGACCAGGCCAAGTCCGCCCTGAAGAACGGCCAGGTCGACGCCATCGTGGTCGACCTGCCCACCGCCTTCTACATCACCGCCGCCGAGGTGACGGACGCCGAGATCGTCGGCCAGTTCGAGAACCAGGGTGCCGCGCCGGAGCAGTTCGGGCTCGTGCTCGACAAGGGCAGCGCGCTCACCTCCTGCGTCAGCGACGCCGTGGACACCCTCCGCAAGAACGGCACGCTGGCGAAGATCGAGCAGCAGTGGCTCTCCGACGCCGTCGACGCCCCGGTGCTCAAGTGA
- the aroQ gene encoding type II 3-dehydroquinate dehydratase, whose translation MPRTLANAPIMILNGPNLNLLGQRQPEIYGSDTLADVEAMCVKAAAAHGGTVDFRQSNHEGQLVDWIHEARLNHCGIVINPGAYSHTSVAILDALNTCDGLPVLEVHISNIHQRESFRHHSYVSLRADGVIAGCGVQGYVFGVERVAALAGVGKTVA comes from the coding sequence GTGCCCCGCACCCTGGCCAACGCCCCGATCATGATCCTGAACGGCCCCAACCTGAACCTCCTGGGCCAGCGCCAGCCGGAGATCTACGGTTCCGACACGCTCGCCGACGTCGAGGCGATGTGCGTGAAGGCGGCGGCCGCGCACGGCGGCACGGTGGACTTCCGGCAGTCCAACCACGAGGGGCAACTGGTCGACTGGATCCACGAGGCGCGGCTGAACCACTGCGGCATCGTGATCAACCCGGGCGCCTACTCGCACACCTCGGTCGCGATCCTGGACGCCCTCAACACCTGCGACGGCCTGCCGGTGCTGGAGGTCCACATCTCCAACATCCACCAGCGCGAGTCCTTCCGGCACCACTCGTACGTCTCGCTGCGCGCGGACGGCGTCATCGCCGGCTGCGGGGTGCAGGGATACGTGTTCGGCGTGGAGCGTGTCGCTGCCCTGGCGGGCGTGGGGAAGACCGTCGCGTAA
- a CDS encoding MFS transporter encodes MPRLAAASLAGTAIEFYDFFVYGTAAALVLGPLFFPTFSPLAGTLAAFATFGVGFVARPLGSVLFGHVGDRRGRRPVLVVSLLLTGASTVAVGCVPTYDTIGVAAPLLLLVLRFLQGLGLGGEWGGAVLLTVEHAPAERRALWSSFPQVGPAVGFVLANGVVLALSVTLTEAQFARWGWRVPFWAAGALAVLGLWLRSSLPESPRFLEIDDHARVPLAEVVRDHWRLVLLTAGALAVGYAIFYAVTTWSLAYATERLGVSRTVMLACIMAAVVVKGALTPVMAMLGDRLGRRPMCLAGCAAAALWMFPMVALLASGEPLPMFLGFLGALVAFVTMFAVIAAYLPELYAPRVRCTGAAVGYNLGGVLGGALTPVVATALAEHSGRVPWGVGAYLTGIALLSLGCFALLPETRPVPVAAAQPVTD; translated from the coding sequence ATGCCACGGCTCGCGGCCGCCTCGCTCGCCGGGACGGCCATCGAGTTCTACGACTTCTTCGTCTACGGGACCGCGGCCGCGCTGGTCCTGGGGCCGCTGTTCTTCCCCACGTTCTCGCCACTGGCGGGGACGCTGGCCGCGTTCGCGACGTTCGGCGTGGGCTTCGTGGCCCGGCCGCTGGGATCGGTGCTGTTCGGGCATGTCGGGGACCGGCGCGGGCGCCGGCCCGTCCTCGTCGTCTCCCTGCTGCTGACCGGCGCCTCGACGGTCGCGGTGGGCTGTGTGCCGACCTACGACACGATCGGGGTGGCCGCTCCCCTGCTGCTGCTCGTCCTGCGTTTCCTCCAGGGGCTGGGGCTCGGTGGGGAGTGGGGCGGTGCGGTGCTGCTGACCGTGGAGCACGCACCGGCCGAGAGGCGCGCGCTGTGGTCGAGCTTTCCGCAGGTCGGGCCCGCGGTGGGCTTCGTGCTCGCCAACGGGGTGGTGCTGGCCCTGTCGGTGACGCTGACCGAGGCGCAGTTCGCGCGGTGGGGATGGCGGGTGCCGTTCTGGGCCGCCGGGGCGCTGGCCGTGCTCGGGTTGTGGCTCAGGTCGTCGCTGCCCGAGAGCCCGCGGTTCCTGGAGATCGACGACCACGCGCGCGTGCCGCTCGCCGAGGTCGTGCGCGACCACTGGCGGCTTGTCCTGCTGACCGCGGGAGCGCTCGCCGTCGGGTACGCGATCTTCTACGCGGTCACGACCTGGTCCCTTGCGTACGCGACGGAGCGGCTCGGGGTGAGCCGTACCGTCATGCTGGCCTGCATCATGGCCGCCGTGGTGGTGAAGGGCGCGCTGACGCCTGTGATGGCGATGCTCGGCGACCGCCTCGGCCGGCGGCCGATGTGCCTGGCCGGATGCGCGGCGGCCGCGCTGTGGATGTTCCCGATGGTCGCGCTGCTCGCGAGCGGTGAGCCGTTGCCGATGTTCCTCGGTTTCCTGGGGGCGCTGGTCGCGTTCGTGACGATGTTCGCGGTGATCGCGGCGTACCTGCCAGAGCTGTACGCGCCACGCGTGCGCTGCACCGGTGCGGCGGTCGGCTACAACCTCGGCGGTGTCCTCGGGGGCGCGCTCACCCCGGTCGTGGCGACGGCCCTCGCGGAGCACTCGGGGCGTGTCCCGTGGGGTGTGGGCGCGTATCTGACGGGGATCGCGCTGCTCAGCCTGGGCTGCTTCGCACTGCTGCCGGAGACGCGGCCGGTGCCGGTGGCCGCCGCGCAGCCTGTCACGGATTGA
- a CDS encoding amino acid ABC transporter ATP-binding protein: MSDAPVLRMESVRKTFGGSVVLRDVDLEVAPHTVTALIGASGSGKSTLLRCANLLEDIDDGAIWLDGEEITDPRVDQDAVRRRIGVVFQAYNLFPHMTVLENITLAPRRVHHVARAEAEEHARGLLERLGLAGKAGEYPDRLSGGQQQRVAIVRALAVRPRLLLLDEITAALDPELVGEVLNVVRDLKGDGMTMVLATHEMGFAREVADQVCFLDGGVVSERGTAEQVFGDPQQERTRRFLRRIVEAGRL, from the coding sequence ATGAGCGACGCTCCGGTGCTGCGGATGGAGTCCGTCCGCAAGACCTTCGGCGGCTCCGTGGTCCTGCGGGACGTCGACCTGGAGGTCGCCCCGCACACGGTGACGGCCCTGATCGGCGCCTCCGGCTCCGGCAAGTCCACGCTGCTGCGCTGCGCCAACCTGCTGGAGGACATCGACGACGGCGCGATCTGGCTGGACGGCGAGGAGATCACCGACCCGCGCGTCGACCAGGACGCGGTGCGGCGCCGGATCGGCGTGGTCTTCCAGGCGTACAACCTGTTCCCGCACATGACGGTGCTGGAGAACATCACGCTGGCCCCGCGCCGCGTGCACCACGTCGCCCGCGCGGAGGCCGAGGAACACGCCAGGGGGCTCCTGGAGCGGCTCGGGCTGGCCGGCAAGGCGGGCGAGTACCCCGACCGCCTCAGTGGCGGTCAGCAGCAGCGCGTGGCGATCGTGCGCGCCCTGGCCGTGCGTCCCCGGCTGCTGCTGCTCGACGAGATCACCGCGGCCCTCGACCCCGAGCTGGTGGGCGAGGTCCTGAACGTCGTCCGCGACCTGAAGGGCGACGGCATGACCATGGTGCTGGCCACCCACGAGATGGGCTTTGCCCGCGAGGTCGCCGACCAGGTCTGTTTTCTGGACGGAGGCGTCGTGTCGGAGCGGGGCACCGCCGAGCAGGTCTTCGGCGACCCGCAGCAGGAGCGCACGCGGCGCTTCCTGCGACGGATCGTGGAGGCAGGCCGCCTCTAG
- a CDS encoding recombinase family protein, translated as MNTKTLPRRTLVFLYARISEDPRDRRRGVNRQMNDLRTFSEENGWEVGGEYIENDVSAHSGEERPEYDRLMADAIEAAREPGVRVIVAGYHPSRVWRRRVERAQAIEDLRHAGCWVAFESGGLFNMAKASDRSQLANLGESDTAESEVKSERVARAALERAQEGRANGAVAYGWRRQYEYDARGQVSGFHDVEDPVQAGIVREIVTRLLAGGSLIGITADLNERGVPSPGAGMQLKRRAVGQNADGSLWNKTSVKKLALRPANVGLRVHQGVEYKAAWPALITDEQYAQLRNLFAERAVVRELPGARKHLLTWGEVATCGPCGSVFRVALKGNAKRGRKQPTYVCDAGGCVGRNEEALDRYVGQVVVGVLSRPEAAEVFRGDDSAALAALERAEGLKARQEAAADDYADGIITREQLRRITAKLAKQITDAQNEARRLRPAFDLDAFDGLVGPRSAETWQALEVPQQRRVLDGLSLRLRVHPVARRGPGFDQSTIELQWARTGD; from the coding sequence GTGAACACTAAGACGCTCCCGCGCCGTACCCTCGTCTTCTTGTACGCACGGATCTCCGAGGACCCCCGCGACCGCCGACGGGGCGTCAACCGGCAGATGAACGACCTGCGCACGTTCTCCGAGGAGAACGGCTGGGAGGTCGGCGGCGAGTACATCGAGAACGACGTCTCCGCCCACTCGGGCGAGGAACGCCCCGAGTACGACCGGCTGATGGCCGACGCCATCGAGGCCGCCCGCGAACCCGGGGTCCGGGTCATCGTCGCGGGCTACCACCCGTCGCGCGTGTGGCGGCGCCGTGTTGAGCGCGCGCAGGCGATCGAGGACTTGCGGCACGCGGGGTGCTGGGTCGCGTTCGAGTCGGGCGGCCTGTTCAACATGGCGAAGGCGTCGGACCGGTCGCAGCTCGCCAACCTCGGCGAGTCCGATACAGCCGAGTCCGAGGTGAAGAGTGAGCGGGTGGCTCGGGCCGCCCTGGAGCGCGCCCAGGAGGGCCGGGCGAACGGCGCCGTGGCGTACGGGTGGCGGCGGCAGTACGAGTACGACGCGCGAGGCCAGGTGAGCGGATTCCATGACGTCGAGGACCCGGTACAGGCCGGGATTGTCCGAGAGATCGTCACCCGCCTGCTGGCTGGCGGCAGTCTCATCGGCATCACGGCTGACCTGAACGAGCGTGGTGTGCCGTCGCCCGGTGCCGGGATGCAGCTGAAGCGGCGGGCTGTCGGGCAGAACGCGGACGGGTCGCTGTGGAACAAGACCAGCGTGAAGAAGCTCGCGCTGCGGCCGGCGAACGTGGGGCTCCGCGTGCACCAGGGTGTGGAGTACAAGGCGGCATGGCCGGCGCTCATCACGGACGAGCAGTACGCGCAGCTGCGGAACCTGTTCGCGGAGCGGGCCGTGGTGCGGGAGCTGCCGGGGGCGCGGAAGCACCTGCTGACGTGGGGCGAGGTCGCCACGTGCGGGCCGTGCGGGTCGGTGTTCCGGGTTGCGCTGAAGGGGAACGCGAAGCGGGGCAGGAAGCAGCCGACATACGTCTGCGACGCGGGAGGCTGCGTCGGCCGGAATGAGGAAGCGCTCGACCGGTACGTGGGGCAGGTGGTTGTGGGTGTGCTGTCGCGGCCCGAGGCGGCCGAGGTGTTCCGCGGAGACGACTCGGCGGCCCTGGCGGCCCTGGAGCGGGCGGAGGGGCTGAAAGCGCGCCAGGAGGCGGCGGCGGACGACTACGCAGACGGGATCATCACCCGTGAGCAGTTGCGGCGTATCACGGCGAAGCTGGCGAAGCAGATCACGGACGCGCAGAACGAGGCCCGGCGGCTGCGGCCGGCCTTCGACCTCGACGCTTTCGACGGCCTTGTGGGGCCTCGGTCGGCGGAGACGTGGCAAGCGCTCGAGGTGCCGCAGCAGCGGCGGGTCCTGGACGGGCTGAGCCTTCGGTTGCGGGTGCACCCGGTGGCGCGGCGGGGGCCCGGGTTCGACCAGAGCACCATTGAGCTTCAGTGGGCGCGGACGGGCGACTGA
- a CDS encoding amino acid ABC transporter permease — translation MTVTKGESGREGAGDKGDMAGGDKGAPADGYVPSQRRLERERYKRARARRATAIAALSTLVTGAVLYVVVVGAPGWPRTKETFFDGQYAREALPKVLEGLWLNVRLLLICGAAVLVLGMLIAVARTLRGPVFFPLRVLAAAYTDFFRGLPLIINLMIVVLGVPALRLQGVTVDPVLLGGTALTLTYSAYVAEVFRAGIESVHPSQRAAARSLGLNNRQALRYVVLPQAVRRQVPPLLNDLVSLQKDTGLVSIGGAIDAVRAADIIVGRSLNYTPYIVAGLVFVALTIPMTRFTDWVTARMDRQRAQGGTT, via the coding sequence GTGACGGTCACGAAGGGCGAGTCCGGCCGGGAGGGCGCGGGCGACAAGGGCGACATGGCCGGGGGCGACAAGGGCGCCCCGGCCGACGGCTATGTCCCCTCGCAGCGGCGACTGGAGCGTGAGCGCTACAAGCGCGCGCGTGCCCGCCGCGCCACGGCGATCGCGGCACTCTCGACCCTGGTCACGGGTGCCGTCCTCTACGTGGTCGTGGTCGGAGCGCCCGGCTGGCCGCGCACCAAGGAGACGTTCTTCGACGGGCAGTACGCGCGCGAGGCCCTCCCCAAGGTCCTCGAAGGACTGTGGCTGAACGTCCGCCTGCTGCTGATCTGCGGCGCCGCCGTGCTGGTCCTCGGCATGCTCATCGCCGTGGCCCGCACCCTGCGCGGCCCGGTGTTCTTTCCCCTGCGGGTGCTGGCGGCGGCGTACACGGACTTCTTCCGCGGTCTGCCGCTGATCATCAACCTGATGATCGTGGTGCTGGGCGTCCCCGCGCTGCGCCTTCAGGGCGTGACCGTCGACCCCGTGCTGCTGGGCGGTACGGCGCTGACGCTGACGTACTCGGCGTACGTCGCCGAGGTGTTCCGCGCCGGCATCGAGTCCGTGCACCCCTCGCAGCGCGCCGCGGCCCGCTCGCTGGGCCTGAACAACCGGCAGGCGCTGCGCTACGTGGTGCTCCCCCAGGCCGTGCGCCGCCAGGTGCCGCCGCTGCTGAACGACCTGGTGTCGCTGCAGAAGGACACCGGCCTGGTGTCGATCGGCGGCGCGATCGATGCCGTACGCGCGGCGGACATCATCGTGGGCCGCAGCCTGAACTACACGCCGTACATCGTCGCGGGACTGGTCTTCGTGGCCCTGACCATCCCGATGACCCGCTTCACGGACTGGGTGACGGCCCGGATGGACCGTCAGCGGGCCCAGGGAGGAACGACATGA
- a CDS encoding IS630 family transposase, with protein MAERVRVREIDDDEGQRLLRIVRRGTGSVVTWRRAQMVLLSAQSMDVNKIAEVTFTSPDRVRDVIHNFNADGFKALYPKYKGGRPKTFTLPERREIKKIAKSKPAEHGLPFSTWSLVKLADFLVAEGVVDDISHEGLRILLREEGVTFQRLKTWKTSKDPDYEAKKARVEHLYAIADGEVLPEGGEPEVIFCMDEFGPLNLQPHPGRQWAERGGKGKDPEREPRPRRRATYTRPHGVRHLFAAYDLGKDQLYGHIKKTKTRSKFLEFCRYLRSLHPVGKRIAIVCDNYSPHLTTKRCSRVADWADANNVEIAYTPTNSSWLNRIEAHFTALRYFALDGTDHPTHKAQGSMIRRYIIWRNKHAADERLRKVVTRANVA; from the coding sequence GTGGCTGAGCGTGTACGCGTGCGTGAGATCGATGACGACGAAGGGCAGCGGCTGCTGCGGATCGTGCGCCGGGGCACCGGGTCGGTGGTGACCTGGCGGCGGGCCCAGATGGTGCTGCTGTCCGCGCAAAGTATGGACGTGAACAAGATCGCTGAGGTGACGTTCACCAGCCCGGACCGGGTCCGCGATGTGATCCACAACTTCAACGCCGATGGCTTCAAGGCGCTCTACCCCAAGTACAAGGGCGGGCGCCCGAAGACCTTCACCCTGCCGGAACGGCGGGAGATCAAGAAGATCGCAAAGTCGAAGCCGGCCGAGCACGGCCTGCCGTTCTCGACCTGGAGCCTGGTCAAGCTGGCCGACTTCCTGGTCGCTGAGGGGGTGGTCGACGACATCAGCCACGAGGGCCTGCGCATCCTGCTCCGCGAGGAAGGCGTCACCTTTCAACGCCTGAAGACCTGGAAGACCTCGAAGGACCCGGACTACGAAGCGAAGAAGGCCCGCGTCGAGCACCTCTACGCCATCGCCGACGGCGAGGTCTTACCCGAGGGCGGCGAGCCCGAAGTCATTTTCTGCATGGACGAGTTCGGCCCGCTCAACCTCCAACCCCACCCCGGACGCCAGTGGGCCGAACGCGGAGGCAAAGGGAAGGATCCCGAGCGTGAGCCCAGGCCGCGCCGCCGGGCCACCTACACCCGCCCGCACGGCGTGCGGCACCTGTTCGCCGCCTACGACCTGGGCAAAGACCAGCTCTACGGCCACATCAAGAAGACCAAGACCCGGTCGAAGTTTCTGGAGTTCTGCCGCTACCTGCGCTCCCTGCACCCGGTCGGGAAGCGCATTGCGATCGTCTGTGACAACTACTCGCCTCATCTGACCACCAAGCGGTGCAGCCGGGTCGCGGACTGGGCCGACGCGAACAACGTCGAGATCGCCTACACCCCGACGAACAGCTCCTGGCTGAACCGGATCGAGGCCCACTTCACGGCCCTGCGTTACTTCGCCCTCGATGGCACTGACCACCCCACGCACAAGGCTCAGGGCAGCATGATCCGCCGCTACATCATCTGGCGGAACAAGCACGCCGCCGACGAACGCCTCCGGAAGGTCGTCACCAGGGCGAACGTGGCCTGA
- a CDS encoding S66 family peptidase has protein sequence MTTPAYPPKPSPGDRVAVVSPSAGLPELFPRPYELGLERLREEFGLKPVEYPTTRRMGATPQERADDIHAAFADPDVKAVVASIGGDDQITVLPLLDRELLRANPKPFFGTSDNTNLLAFLYNAGVVGYHGGSVMCELGRPGAMHPRTADSLRAALFASGPYELRPAERWNDVDRDWADPATFEAEPTSRPGAGWSWVNADRVVEGRSWGGNLEILSWLLMADREIARDLSVYDGGVLILETSEELPSATEVFRILRNMGERDLLRRFPALLMARAKTWSFERPNSPEEGARYAAEQREAVESALKAYAPDTLAVFDVDFGHTDPQLVLPYGGTVRVDGPARRVTVTY, from the coding sequence ATGACGACACCCGCGTATCCGCCCAAGCCCTCGCCCGGCGACCGCGTTGCCGTCGTCTCGCCCTCCGCGGGCCTGCCCGAGCTCTTCCCACGCCCCTACGAACTGGGCCTGGAGCGGCTGCGCGAGGAGTTCGGCCTCAAGCCGGTCGAGTACCCGACGACGCGCAGGATGGGGGCGACGCCGCAGGAGCGCGCGGACGACATCCACGCCGCGTTCGCCGACCCGGATGTGAAGGCGGTCGTCGCGTCGATCGGGGGCGACGACCAGATCACCGTCCTGCCGCTGCTGGACCGGGAGTTGCTGCGCGCCAACCCGAAGCCGTTCTTCGGGACGAGCGACAACACCAACCTGCTGGCGTTCCTGTACAACGCCGGGGTCGTCGGCTACCACGGCGGGAGCGTGATGTGCGAGCTCGGGCGCCCCGGAGCCATGCACCCGCGGACCGCCGACTCGCTGCGCGCCGCGCTGTTCGCCTCGGGCCCCTACGAGCTGCGGCCGGCCGAGCGCTGGAACGACGTCGACCGCGACTGGGCCGACCCGGCGACCTTCGAGGCGGAGCCGACCAGCCGGCCCGGCGCCGGCTGGAGCTGGGTCAACGCCGACCGCGTGGTGGAGGGCCGCAGTTGGGGTGGCAACCTGGAGATCCTGTCCTGGCTGCTGATGGCCGACCGCGAGATCGCGCGCGACCTGTCGGTGTACGACGGCGGCGTGCTGATCCTGGAGACCTCGGAGGAACTGCCGAGCGCCACGGAGGTCTTCCGCATCCTGCGCAACATGGGCGAGCGCGATCTGCTGCGGCGCTTCCCCGCGCTACTCATGGCGCGCGCCAAGACCTGGTCCTTCGAGCGGCCCAACAGCCCGGAGGAGGGCGCCCGTTACGCCGCCGAGCAGCGCGAGGCCGTGGAGAGCGCGCTGAAGGCGTACGCCCCCGACACCCTGGCCGTCTTCGACGTGGACTTCGGCCACACCGACCCTCAACTCGTCCTCCCCTACGGCGGTACGGTCCGCGTCGACGGTCCCGCGCGGCGCGTGACGGTCACCTATTGA
- a CDS encoding TerC/Alx family metal homeostasis membrane protein, with translation MDVSLTLWVLTIVGLAALIAVDFFIGRKPHDVSIKEAGIWTVVWIALAGLFGLGLLIFGGGEPAGEFFAGFITEKSLSVDNLFVFVLIMGKFAVPSQYQQRVLLVGVLIALVLRAIFIAAGAAILASFAWVFYIFGAFLIWTAWKLIQEARSDEEDEEFEENKLLKAAERRFGVADRYHGTKLWIEQNGKRVMTPMLVVMLAIGTTDVLFALDSIPAIFGLTQDPYIVFTANAFALMGLRQLYFLIGGLLKKLVHLSYGLSVILGFIGVKLVLHALHESGVHVPEIGIPVSLGVICSVLIVTTITSLRASKKQAAAEAAQTASEGAPKDSIGA, from the coding sequence GTGGATGTTTCCCTGACCCTGTGGGTCCTGACCATCGTGGGCCTGGCGGCCCTCATCGCGGTCGACTTCTTCATCGGCCGCAAGCCGCACGACGTGTCGATCAAGGAAGCCGGGATCTGGACCGTCGTCTGGATCGCCCTGGCCGGGCTCTTCGGGCTCGGTCTGCTGATCTTCGGCGGCGGCGAGCCCGCCGGCGAGTTCTTCGCGGGCTTCATCACCGAGAAGTCGCTGAGCGTAGACAACCTCTTCGTCTTCGTCCTGATCATGGGCAAGTTCGCGGTCCCGTCGCAGTACCAGCAGCGGGTCCTGCTCGTCGGTGTCCTCATAGCCCTGGTCCTGCGGGCGATCTTCATCGCCGCGGGCGCCGCGATCCTCGCCAGCTTCGCGTGGGTGTTCTACATCTTCGGCGCCTTCCTGATCTGGACCGCCTGGAAGCTCATCCAGGAGGCCCGGTCCGACGAGGAGGACGAGGAGTTCGAGGAGAACAAGCTGCTCAAGGCCGCCGAGCGCAGGTTCGGCGTCGCCGACCGCTATCACGGAACGAAGCTGTGGATCGAGCAGAACGGCAAGCGGGTGATGACCCCGATGCTGGTCGTGATGCTCGCGATCGGTACGACCGACGTGCTGTTCGCGCTCGACTCGATCCCCGCGATCTTCGGCCTGACGCAGGACCCGTACATCGTGTTCACGGCCAACGCGTTCGCGCTGATGGGCCTGCGGCAGCTGTACTTCCTCATCGGCGGCCTGCTGAAGAAGCTGGTCCACCTCAGCTATGGCCTGTCGGTCATCCTGGGCTTCATCGGCGTGAAGCTGGTGCTGCACGCGCTGCACGAGTCCGGGGTCCATGTCCCCGAGATCGGCATCCCGGTCTCGCTCGGCGTCATCTGCTCCGTCCTGATCGTCACCACGATCACCAGCCTGCGCGCCTCGAAGAAGCAGGCGGCGGCCGAAGCGGCGCAGACAGCGAGCGAAGGCGCTCCGAAGGACAGCATCGGCGCCTGA
- a CDS encoding helix-turn-helix domain-containing protein, whose protein sequence is MGASVLVGFVRPSTSDVRGGAVASLLGPTSRAVANNLRRLREARGLSLRALSADLKRRGHNLSADALNKIENGRTPEAGAEPAKNVRRIDVDDLTALAAALGVNPNALLLPHQGSGSITLTGMGHVDATIVWAWAEGRRPLTVPEGDDGTTNADFQRYARPLGIRRYDRSPASRAAHFEDSGGRGYYQLRDGKLHEVSTGEPVEFDQHGNHDD, encoded by the coding sequence ATGGGCGCCTCCGTGCTCGTGGGTTTCGTCCGGCCCTCAACCAGCGACGTGCGAGGCGGCGCGGTGGCCAGCCTCCTCGGCCCCACCTCCCGGGCCGTCGCGAACAATCTCCGCAGGTTGCGCGAGGCGCGAGGGCTGAGCCTCCGCGCACTCTCGGCCGATCTCAAGCGCCGCGGCCACAACCTCAGCGCCGACGCCCTCAACAAGATCGAGAACGGGCGGACCCCCGAGGCCGGCGCCGAACCGGCGAAGAACGTCCGGCGCATCGACGTCGATGACCTGACCGCCCTCGCGGCGGCACTCGGCGTGAACCCCAACGCCCTGCTGCTCCCCCACCAGGGATCAGGCAGCATCACCCTGACCGGCATGGGGCACGTCGACGCGACGATCGTGTGGGCATGGGCTGAGGGCCGCCGCCCGCTCACCGTTCCCGAAGGTGATGACGGGACTACGAACGCCGACTTCCAGCGCTACGCCCGGCCTCTCGGCATCCGCCGCTACGACCGCTCACCCGCCAGCAGGGCGGCACATTTTGAGGACTCCGGCGGTCGCGGGTACTACCAGCTCCGGGACGGGAAACTGCACGAGGTCAGCACCGGCGAGCCGGTCGAGTTCGACCAGCACGGCAACCACGACGACTGA